In a single window of the Zea mays cultivar B73 chromosome 5, Zm-B73-REFERENCE-NAM-5.0, whole genome shotgun sequence genome:
- the LOC103626888 gene encoding uncharacterized protein: MQGANSPRSTRHFAEASHSKHDDLVGKDVILYAMLRSDLPVAKGTIVSTKPSTTVGGQILGRQYCEVIVTCVIKRDTVLPRPCANVETMADAYMMSVAWPYKKLKLVHKAATPSSGGCSGQRKLVP; encoded by the exons ATGCAAGGTGCTAACTCACCAAGATCTACAAGGCACTTTGCTGAAGCTTCACACTCTAAACATGATGATCTT GTTGGAAAAGATGTCATATTATATGCTATGTTGAGATCTGATTTGCCTGTGGCTAAAGGGACAATTGTTTCTACTAAACCAAGCACCACAGTTGGAGGCCAGATCCTTGGAAGGCAATATTGTGAAGTTATTGTAACTTGTGTGATAAAACGAGATACAGTTTTGCCTCGCCCTTGTGCAAATGTGGAAACTATGGCTGATGCTTACATGATGTCAGTTGCATGGCCGTACAAGAAA CTGAAGTTGGTGCATAAGGCTGCAACACCGTCTAGTGGAG GGTGTTCTGGACAAAGAAAGCTTGTACCTTAA